The genomic region AACAACAGGAACGAAAAACCATGAGCGTACTTAAATTTACCCCAAAGCAGTTCGATGACTTCGTATCGGCAATGCTCAAAACCGGTCAGTCTGTCATGGCACCGCAGGCAAAAAACGGCCGTTTCGCCTTCGGACCTCTCGCCTCTGCTTCCGACCTGCGGCTCGATTACGACGTGACCATTCTCCCCCCGAAAAAATACGTCCTGCCGCAGGTGGAAACGCTCCTCGAATTTGAAGTCTGCGGTCCCTGCCGCTCCGTGCAGGACGCTCAGCCGATGATTCTCCTCGGTGTACACCCCTATGACCTGATCGCCATCCTCCAGATGGATGAGTTGTTCCGTCAGGGTCAATATGACAAACATTATATGGACCGCCGCTGCCAGATTACCATTATCGCCCTCGATGTCGTCACCCCCAGCGCCAACGTCTTTGCCTCTTCGATGGGAACCGCCACCGTCCGCAGCGGCTACGATATCCTTCTGACCGTCCTTAAAGACGGTTCAATTCTGGCCGATGCCGCCACCGCCAAAGGACAGGAGCTCATTCGGCTGGCCGGTTCATCCGCCCCCGCCTCCGAGGCCGATTTGCTGGCCCGCAAGGCCGTCTGGGAACACAATAACGCTGTACTGAACAAACATATTCTGCTGTGCAAACCCTCTCTGCTGCCCAAAGTCCTTGAACAAAGCTACAATCATCCCGTCTGGGAGGAAAAAGCACGGCTGTGCTATTCCTGCGGCTCCTGCAATCAAGTCTGTCCCACCTGCTACTGCTTCGATGTGCAGGACCGCGTCAACTGGGACCTGAAAACCGGATACCGATTCCGTGCCTGGGACGGCTGCCTGCTGGAAAACTTCGCCACCGTCGCAGGCAATCACAACTTCCGCAAAGATCGAGCCGCCCGCTACCGCCACCGGCTGTATCGAAAAGGCAAATACGTGCCCGAAAAAATCGGCGGGCAAATCGCCTGCGTCGGCTGCGGGCGATGCATTTCCGCCTGCACGGCCAAGATCGCCAACCCCGTCGAAGTGTACAATCGTCTTCTTCAGGATACAAAACTCGGCTGACAGGGCCGAACGGTAAATCGTTAAGGAGAATCAGATATGTGTGAATGCTGCAGCGGCCATCCGGACATCTATCTGCCCCAGATGGCTACCATCACCAAACGCCGGATGCTCAACGGAACCGAGCTGTTCCTGCATCTGGAAATGGATTCCGGACAGGACCTTTCGTACAAACCCGGCCAATTCGTCGAGGTCTCACTGGCCGGCATCGGAGAAGCCCCTATTTCCATTTCCTCTTCCCCGACTCAACGAGGCCTTGAACTGGTCGTCCGAAACGTCGGCAGTCTCACCAAAGCCATCCACAAACTTCAGGTCGGCGATAAACTGGGCATCCGGGGCCCCTACGGAACAACTTATCCCATCGAAGAAGCCAAAGGCAAAGACCTGGTCTTTATCTGCGGCGGCATCGGACTGGTTCCCCAGCGCTCGTTCATCCGCTACGCCCTCGATCACCGAAGCGACTACGGGAAAATCATCGTCCTGATCGGCACCAAGTGCTATTCCATGCGGCTGTTCCGCGAGGAAATCGCTCTTTGGCAGGAACGCAAAGACATGACCGTGCTGGAAACCATCGACGAAGCCCACGACTGCTGGGACGGCAACGTCGGCGTCGTCACCACCCTGATCCCCAAGATTGAAAACGAACTGCCCGGCAGTCTGGTTCTGATTTGCGGACCGCCGATTATGTACAAATTCGTCTTGATTTCCCTGGCCGAAGCACAAGTCCCCGAAGAAAACATCTACGTCAACCTCGAACGCCGGATGAAATGCGGTGTCGGCAAGTGCGGCCATTGTCAAATAAACGATAAATATGTCTGTCAGGATGGGCCGGTGTTCCGCTACAGCGACCTGGCCCTCGTACCGGAGGCCATCTAATGAGCAAACCGCGCGTAGCTATTTTCGATTTCGCCTGCTGCGAAGGCTGCCAATTGCAGATTGTCAACCTCGAAGAAGAAATTCTGGATTTGATTCACGTCGTTGACGTCGTGGAATGGCGGGAAGCCATGAGCGAGCAGAGCCACGACTACGACATCGCCATTGTGGAGGGCTCCATCACCCGGCATGAAGATGAACTCCGACTGGAGGTCATCCGCAGCCGCTGCAAGATTCTCATTGCTCTCGGCGCCTGTGCCACTATCGGCGGCGTCAACAAAATGAAAAACAACTTTGACCTCAACGATGTCAAAGAGTGCGTGTACGGCAAAGACGCCAAGATGCCCCACCTGAATACGGAGATGACCAAAGCCGTCGATGAGGTGGTGCCCGTCGATGCTTATATTCACGGCTGCCCTATTGACCGCAAAGAGTTCGGCACCGTCATTCGCGCCCTGCTGCTGGGCAAACGCCCCCCCATTCCGGACTATCCCGTCTGCGTCGAATGCAAGGCCAAAGAAAACGTCTGCCGCTATGAATACAACGAAATCTGTCTGGGACCGATTATTCGAGCCGGCTGCGGCGCCCGCTGTCCGTCCAGCAATTTCCGCTGTTTCGGCTGCCGCGGGTATGTGGACCATCCCAACGTCGAAGCCGCCAAAGAAGTTATGGACAAATACGGTCTGACCGTCGAAGACCTCAAACAAAAAATGATTCTCTTCGGAAGCAAACAAGGACATACACTATGAGCGCCAATATCCAGATTAACGTTCATCACGTCACGCGTCTTGAAGGCCACGGCAATATCGTCGTTAACATCCGAAACGGCACCATCGAAAAGTGCCAGTGGCAGGTTCCGGAGGCCCCGCGCTTCTTTGAAGCGATGGTCCGCGGACGCCGATGGGACGATATTCAGACCATCGTCAGCCGAATCTGCGGCATCTGCTCCATCACCCACTCCCTGGCCTCCACCAAGGCGGTCGAAGATGCCCTCGGGCTGCAGGTTTCCGAACAGACCGACATGCTCCGCATCCTGATGCACTACTCCGAACAGCTCCAGAGCCACACGCTTCACGTCGGCTATCTGGTGGCCCCCGACCTTTTCGGCGAAAAATCCGTCGTCCCGCTGGTTGCCAAAGCCCCCGATGCCGTCAAAAAAATCATCAAGGCCCACCGCATCGCCAATCAGTGGTCCGACCTGCTGACCGGACGGACCACCCACCCGGTCACACTCACACCGGGGGGAATGACCAAAATCCCGACTGCTCAGGAGCTCAAAGACCTCCAGAAAACCCTCAAAGAGGCCGTGCCGGATTTGGTGGCCATCTGCGAAGTCGTCCACAGCGTCGCCGACCGGATGCCCGCCTTCGAACGGCCCACGGAATACATCTCGCTCCGGCAGGACAATCCGCCGACCTATACTTTCTATCACGGCGATATCGTCTCCAGCGACGGCTACGGCCCCGTTCACATTCGCGACTGGGAAAGCGTCGCCAACGAATATGTCAGCCCGCAGTCCACGGCCAAATGGTGCCGCTGGCACCGCGACTCCTACGCCGTCGGCGCCCTGGCACGCTTCAACAACAACGGCCATCTGCTCAGTCCGCTGGGCAAGAAAGTCGCCGATATGTTCGGCCTCAGGAAGGGCTGCTGCAATCCGTTTATGAACAACGTCGCGCAGCTGGCCGAGGCCGCCCATGTCGTCGAGGTGAGCATCGAACTGATTGACAAGCTCCTGACCAGGGGGCTCAAAGACGAAAAGGTGAAAGTCACCCCGCGGGCCGGGCGCGGCAGCGGCTGCGTCGAAGCCCCGCGCGGCATCCTCTTCCACACCTACGAGTTTAACAAAAAAGGCGAATGCATTGCGGCCAACATCTGCATTCCGACCAACCAGAACCACGCCAACATCCAGAAGGATTTCGAAAAATTCGTGCCTGAATATATGCATCTGGGCGAAGACGGCCTGCGGCACGGGATGGAAATGCTGGTCCGCTCCTATGACCCCTGCATCTCCTGTTCAACCCATATGCTCAATGTTACCTTCGTCAAATAATCATTTGGACAGTCTGCAAAAAAGAGCCCCGCGCGTCGGGGCTTTTTTATTGCGCATCTTCCTTTTTATCGTCTATAATCTGTGAAATCCGTGTAATCTGTGGTTAAATAAAATCAAACCCGTGTTCATCCGCGGTGAAACAATGGCAAAAGAAACCATCGTTATCGGGCTGGGCAATCCGCTGATGGCCGACGAGGGCATCGGGGTCGTCCTGATTGAGCGGCTGGAAGCCCTTGCGCGAGAAGGCAAAATCCCCGGCACTGACCGCATCCAGTTTTATGACGGCGGAACCGGCGGGCTGAATCTGCTTCATGTTCTGGCGGGCCGCCGAAAAGCCGTCCTGATCGACTGTGCCCGGATGGGAACCGAACCCGGCACCATCCGACGCTTCACCCCCGACCAGGTCCAAACCATAAAGCAGCTGACGCACCTGTCCCTTCACGAAGTTGATATCCTCAAAGTTCTTGACATTTCGCGTCAACTGGATGAATGCCCCAATGAGGTCGTCTTCTTCGGGATTGAACCGCTGGAAATCCGCCAGCGAATGTCTCTGTCCCCCCTTCTGCATGCTCAAATCCCGCATTATCTTCAAACCCTTCTGAGGGAACTTTCCTTGTCGTCTGATTTGGATTCTTAACCGGGAAAAGCGTTGCACAGCGATATACCCAAAAATGCCCCTTTTATCGCATTTGGATTGCGATTCCTAAAAAAATCCCTTATAGTAACCGCCGGATTTCCGAACATTCATCAGGAGCATATCGATGGCTGTCCAGGCATTTGTAGCAGAGCTGAATAACCGAAAAGATTATCAGCGGGTGATCGACCCGGCTTATACCTGCGGAATGAAGGCCGGAAGGGTTTGGCTGGAGCCCGGGACTGACTGCGGGGTCCATTCTACCGAGGACCGCGAGGAGGCACTGATTTTTCTGTCCGGCCGGGGAACAGCCCGGATCAAAGGGAAGGACTTCGCTGTCGGCGAGGGCAGGGTTTGCTACATTCCGCCCCATACGGAACACAATATTATCAATACCGGTTCGGAGCCGCTGGTTTATATATTTTGTGTCGCGCCGGTTCTCGAAAAAAAGAAAGGAGAATAAGATGAAAGGAAAAGGAATCACAATCGTTGCCGCTGCGGTACTTTTGTGCCTGTGCGGCTGCGCCCGCCATCAGACCGCCCCTGTCCTTAAGGAAAAGCAGGAACAATGGACTTCCCTGTTCAATGGGCAGAATCTGGAAGGATGGACGCCGAAATTTGCCGGCCGTCCCCTGGGGGAGAACTACAAAAACACGTTTCGTGTGGAAAACGGCATTTTGAAGGTATCGTATGACCAGTATGAACAGTTTGAAGGACGGTTCGGGCATCTGTTTTATGCCGTACCGTTTTCGCACTATCGGCTTCGCCTGGAATACCGGTTTGTCGGGGAGCAGGCGAAGGGCGGGCCGTCCTGGGCTTTCCGCAACAGCGGGATTATGATTCACTGTCAAAAGCCGGAAACGATGGGGCTGGAGCAGAACTTTCCGGTCTGTCTGGAAGTGCAGCTGCTGGGTGGCGATGGGCAAAATGAGCGGACAACCGGCAACCTGTGCACACCAGGAACGCACGTGGTTATCCAGGACCGCCGGCGGACAGAGCACTGCATCTTATCCTCTTCGCCGACCTTCCACGGGGACCAGTGGGTAAAGGCGGAGGTGGAGGTGCACGGCGACCGGCTGATTCGACATTTGATCAACGGGCAGGTTGTTCTGGAATACAGCCGTCCGGAACTGGATGACGGCGATGCAG from Anaerohalosphaeraceae bacterium harbors:
- a CDS encoding 4Fe-4S dicluster domain-containing protein, which produces MSVLKFTPKQFDDFVSAMLKTGQSVMAPQAKNGRFAFGPLASASDLRLDYDVTILPPKKYVLPQVETLLEFEVCGPCRSVQDAQPMILLGVHPYDLIAILQMDELFRQGQYDKHYMDRRCQITIIALDVVTPSANVFASSMGTATVRSGYDILLTVLKDGSILADAATAKGQELIRLAGSSAPASEADLLARKAVWEHNNAVLNKHILLCKPSLLPKVLEQSYNHPVWEEKARLCYSCGSCNQVCPTCYCFDVQDRVNWDLKTGYRFRAWDGCLLENFATVAGNHNFRKDRAARYRHRLYRKGKYVPEKIGGQIACVGCGRCISACTAKIANPVEVYNRLLQDTKLG
- a CDS encoding FAD/NAD(P)-binding protein, with the protein product MCECCSGHPDIYLPQMATITKRRMLNGTELFLHLEMDSGQDLSYKPGQFVEVSLAGIGEAPISISSSPTQRGLELVVRNVGSLTKAIHKLQVGDKLGIRGPYGTTYPIEEAKGKDLVFICGGIGLVPQRSFIRYALDHRSDYGKIIVLIGTKCYSMRLFREEIALWQERKDMTVLETIDEAHDCWDGNVGVVTTLIPKIENELPGSLVLICGPPIMYKFVLISLAEAQVPEENIYVNLERRMKCGVGKCGHCQINDKYVCQDGPVFRYSDLALVPEAI
- a CDS encoding Ni/Fe hydrogenase subunit alpha, with the protein product MSANIQINVHHVTRLEGHGNIVVNIRNGTIEKCQWQVPEAPRFFEAMVRGRRWDDIQTIVSRICGICSITHSLASTKAVEDALGLQVSEQTDMLRILMHYSEQLQSHTLHVGYLVAPDLFGEKSVVPLVAKAPDAVKKIIKAHRIANQWSDLLTGRTTHPVTLTPGGMTKIPTAQELKDLQKTLKEAVPDLVAICEVVHSVADRMPAFERPTEYISLRQDNPPTYTFYHGDIVSSDGYGPVHIRDWESVANEYVSPQSTAKWCRWHRDSYAVGALARFNNNGHLLSPLGKKVADMFGLRKGCCNPFMNNVAQLAEAAHVVEVSIELIDKLLTRGLKDEKVKVTPRAGRGSGCVEAPRGILFHTYEFNKKGECIAANICIPTNQNHANIQKDFEKFVPEYMHLGEDGLRHGMEMLVRSYDPCISCSTHMLNVTFVK
- a CDS encoding hydrogenase maturation protease, whose amino-acid sequence is MAKETIVIGLGNPLMADEGIGVVLIERLEALAREGKIPGTDRIQFYDGGTGGLNLLHVLAGRRKAVLIDCARMGTEPGTIRRFTPDQVQTIKQLTHLSLHEVDILKVLDISRQLDECPNEVVFFGIEPLEIRQRMSLSPLLHAQIPHYLQTLLRELSLSSDLDS
- a CDS encoding cupin domain-containing protein, with product MAVQAFVAELNNRKDYQRVIDPAYTCGMKAGRVWLEPGTDCGVHSTEDREEALIFLSGRGTARIKGKDFAVGEGRVCYIPPHTEHNIINTGSEPLVYIFCVAPVLEKKKGE
- a CDS encoding DUF1080 domain-containing protein, which encodes MKGKGITIVAAAVLLCLCGCARHQTAPVLKEKQEQWTSLFNGQNLEGWTPKFAGRPLGENYKNTFRVENGILKVSYDQYEQFEGRFGHLFYAVPFSHYRLRLEYRFVGEQAKGGPSWAFRNSGIMIHCQKPETMGLEQNFPVCLEVQLLGGDGQNERTTGNLCTPGTHVVIQDRRRTEHCILSSSPTFHGDQWVKAEVEVHGDRLIRHLINGQVVLEYSRPELDDGDADARKLIEAGTSRRVAGGYISLQAESHPVEFRNIELLVLEE